CCTCGCAAAGCATGCTTCTGATGATGCCGAACGTTGGTTTGAGCGCGGGCTTAAAGATTCCGAGGCGTGTGTCCGCATGGAAGTCGCAAGATTTTTATCAATGCTTGATAGAACTGAGCATCGAGACCTTTTCGACATCGCACGGCACGATCCGAACCCTGCTGTCAAACGCAGTGCTAAAAAGCAGCATTAGATTTGAGATAAAAAGTGGAGAATGAATTATCAACGCAAGATCATCATTGCCCTAACGCTGCTTATCAGTTTGCTTGGGGCAGGGACCGTCGGCTACCTACTTCTCGAAAGAAATAATCCCGAAGGGGAGTGGCAACTTCTCGATGCCCTCTACATGACCGTCATCACCCTAACGACAGTCGGTTACGAGAACATGGGAATGAGTGACGCTGGACGCATCTTCACCCTGTTTCTGCTCATGGGCGGCTTTGGCGTCTTCACCTATAGTGTCACAATCGCCACCGCATTCCTAATTGAAGGACAACTACAAAGTTTTTTCCGACAGCAAAAAATGATTCGAACCGTTGATAAATTATCAAACCATTACATTATCTGTGGACTCGGTGATACCGGCGTACATGTGCTTGACGAGATGCTAAAGGCAGAAGTCGATTTCGTCGGTATCGAATTCGAGGAAGATCGACTCATCTATCTCTCTGACACACGAGACTTTCTATACCTCCAAGGTGACGCAACCGATGACGAATTGCTCATACGGGCAGGGATCGAACGTGCCAAAGGGCTCGTCACATGCCTCAGCCGCGACCAAGATAATCTGTTTGTCGTAATCTCCGCAAGAAAAATCAATCCACGGTTAAGGATAGCCTCTAAAGCCGTTGAAGATAACTCCCCCGGAAAACTCATCACCGCAGGTGCCGATGAAGTCGTCCTACCCGACCACATCGGCGGACTCCGCCTCGCATCCGGCATCCTCCAACCCCAACTCGTCGGGTTCTTGGAAAATATCACCCAAAATCAAGACGGGGCTCGGTTCACTGAATCCATTATTCAAGAAGGCTCCGCTCTGGACGGCATCTTACTCAAAGCCGCCAGCATCCCCGAACAAACTGGGTTAGTTGTTATCGCAATCCATGATAACGATGGGACATTCCTCTATAATCCCCCGGGAGATAAGAAAATTGGTGCCGGAGACGCTTTATTGGTAATCGCCAATCAGAAGCAGTTACAAACATTGCACAAACTTACCGGAGATTCAAGTTAGTGGAAAAGCGTTGACTTGCTATCTTGCGCTGTGATACAATAGTGTCAGAACTGATTGGGCGCGGTTGAATATCGTCCTTGTAAAACACACGCATAAAACGCAATATCGCGATACATTCTTAGACGATTGTAAATTGGAAGGAAACACATATATGCTCGCGACAGTCCTCAGCAGTGCAATGCTCGGAATTGACGCCTATATCGTGAAAGTTGAGGTAGATGTTGCCGGTGGAATGCCGTCTTTCAATACTGTCGGGTTACCGGATAACGCCATCAAGGAGAGCCGGGATCGGGTTACCACAGCCATTAAGAACTCCGGTTTCTACTTCCCACCCACCCGAATCACGGCAAATTTAGCCCCCGCGGATATCCGAAAAGCAGGTTCGGCATTTGACCTCCCCATCGCAATCGGTGTCATGGCAGCCACTAATCAAGTAGATCTTACAAGACTTGAAAATGCCATAATTTTGGGCGAACTCGCACTCGACGGCAGCATTCGCGGTATACAAGGTGGACTCCCTATCGCTATTTCGGCAAAAGAGAACGGTATCCAAGATATTATCTTGCCGGCTGAAAACGCAAAAGAGGCAGCGATTGTGGAAGGTGTGAACGTCTATCCAGTCGCAAGCCTATCAGAAACCGCAGCATTCCTCAATTCGGAGAAAGAGATTACACCCGAACCACACACGCGCAACACTGACGGACACCCTGGGCATTCTGAAGCGCATCTTGACCTGCTCGATGTGAAAGGACAGGAACACGTTAAGCGCGCCATCGAAGTCGCCGCTGCAGGTGGGCATAACCTCATCATGATTGGTCCCCCCGGTTCCGGAAAAACCATGATCGCAAAGCGAATTCCGTCGATTCTGCCGAAACTATCCATGGAGGAATCCTTAGAAACAACAAAAATCCAAAGTATTATCGGCATTTTGCCGAGCGACACACCTTTGGTCGTGAAGCGCCCATACCGTTCACCACACCATACAATTTCAGACGCAGGTTTAATCGGCGGTGGAAGAGTACCGCGTCCCGGTGAAGTGAGCTTGGCACACAACGGTGTGCTGTTTTTAGATGAACTCCCCGAATTTCGTCGAAATGTTCTTGAAGTCATGCGGCAACCCCTCGAAGATCGGCAGGTGACCATCTCCCGCGCATCCGCGTCCCTCACCTATCCCGCGAACTTCATGCTCGTCGCCGCCATGAACCCTTGCCCGTGCGGGTTTTTCAGCGACCCCACCCGAGATTGTAAGTGTTCACCCAATCAGATACAAAACTACGTCTCCCGTATCTCTGGACCGCTCTTAGATAGAATCGATATTCAAGTTGAGGTACCAGCCGTGAAATACGCAGAACTCGCGAACGAGACAACCGGTGAACCTTCGGCACACGTTCAAGAACGGGTTGAAAGGGCACGCCAAATCCAACAACAACGTTTCGCAGACACGGTCATACACGCCAATGCAAATATGGAATCTAAGCAGATACGAGAATATTGCCAAATTGATTCCCAAGCACAGGAGCTCCTCCGGGTCGCCATTAACCAATTAGGGTTGAGCGCACGTGCCTACGATCGGATTTTGAAGGTAGCACGCACCATCGCAGACTTAGACGAAAACCCGCATATAGAGGCGGTTCACGTCTCCGAAGCCATACAATATCGGAGTCTCGATCGAAGTTTCTGGAAAGAGTAACCCTACAATAATTGTCAGTTAAGAGAGGTTCGTCTAAGACACTTTACTTCTTAAGATAGCATCAAACCCGTAGCCTGCAACAATACGCAGAAATACCCGATTTAGTCTGGGGTTAGACTAAATCCGTTCCCTGTATTACATTGCAAAAACACGCGGGCGGATTTGAGGGACGCACGTTATAATCCAAACGCACGTTGTTCGTCCGCAAGGTAAAATTAAAAAGGAAAAATGCAACCTAATTTTATTATCTTCCTAACCGACGACCAAGGATACGGTGATCTGTCCTGCATGGGTGCGACCGATTTCAAAACGCCACACCTCGATAGAATGGCGACAGAGGGCGCACGCTTCACGGATTGGTACTCAAATTCACCCGTCTGCTCCCCTTCGCGCGCAGCATTATTGACAGGACGATACCCCTGCCATGCCGGCGTCCGTTCCATTCTATCAGGGCATCGCACCGCTACAGGGTTACCGCCCTCCGTTCCGTCACTCGCAACCGCCCTGAAGGAACGAGACTATTACACGGCGATGTCTGGAAAATGGCACCTCGGGCTCGCAGAGGGGTCCCGTCCGGAACACCACGGGTTCGATGATTGGTTCGGATTCATGGCAGGGTGCATCGATTTCTTCTCGCACATCTTCTATTGGGGTATGGCGCGACCGGATTTCGACCAGACACATGATCTCTGGGAAAACGGCGAAGAGATTTATCGAAACGGGGAATACTTCACAGAACTTATCACCGAATACGCCGTTAGATATATCCGAAAGTCTGTTGAACTCGGCAAACCTTTTTTCCTTTATGTGCCTTACAACGCACCGCACTATCCGATGCACGCCCCTCAGAAGTACGTAGATCGGTTCCCAGATTTACCTTGGGACAGACAGATTATGGCGGCGATGCTCAGTGCCGTTGACGACAGTGTCGGTGAAATTTTTGCTGAACTTGAGAGGCTCGGACTCGCAGAAAATACC
This Candidatus Poribacteria bacterium DNA region includes the following protein-coding sequences:
- a CDS encoding sulfatase-like hydrolase/transferase, which gives rise to MQPNFIIFLTDDQGYGDLSCMGATDFKTPHLDRMATEGARFTDWYSNSPVCSPSRAALLTGRYPCHAGVRSILSGHRTATGLPPSVPSLATALKERDYYTAMSGKWHLGLAEGSRPEHHGFDDWFGFMAGCIDFFSHIFYWGMARPDFDQTHDLWENGEEIYRNGEYFTELITEYAVRYIRKSVELGKPFFLYVPYNAPHYPMHAPQKYVDRFPDLPWDRQIMAAMLSAVDDSVGEIFAELERLGLAENTFSYFQSDNGPSRETRNWLDGTQDPYYGGTAGKLKGHKFSLYEGGIRSPGIMNWPQRIPAGQVINEIGAAMDVFPTFLAAAGGDPSEYELDGLDVLPMVANDEPTPHREIYWEMGKQTAVRRGNWKLVLNGQLVEGTPPEDDVHLANLDTDMGETENLKDEHPELTAELTETAETWREGIETHWETEWVNPNGTTGYVKGS
- a CDS encoding potassium channel protein, whose product is MNYQRKIIIALTLLISLLGAGTVGYLLLERNNPEGEWQLLDALYMTVITLTTVGYENMGMSDAGRIFTLFLLMGGFGVFTYSVTIATAFLIEGQLQSFFRQQKMIRTVDKLSNHYIICGLGDTGVHVLDEMLKAEVDFVGIEFEEDRLIYLSDTRDFLYLQGDATDDELLIRAGIERAKGLVTCLSRDQDNLFVVISARKINPRLRIASKAVEDNSPGKLITAGADEVVLPDHIGGLRLASGILQPQLVGFLENITQNQDGARFTESIIQEGSALDGILLKAASIPEQTGLVVIAIHDNDGTFLYNPPGDKKIGAGDALLVIANQKQLQTLHKLTGDSS
- a CDS encoding YifB family Mg chelatase-like AAA ATPase — its product is MLATVLSSAMLGIDAYIVKVEVDVAGGMPSFNTVGLPDNAIKESRDRVTTAIKNSGFYFPPTRITANLAPADIRKAGSAFDLPIAIGVMAATNQVDLTRLENAIILGELALDGSIRGIQGGLPIAISAKENGIQDIILPAENAKEAAIVEGVNVYPVASLSETAAFLNSEKEITPEPHTRNTDGHPGHSEAHLDLLDVKGQEHVKRAIEVAAAGGHNLIMIGPPGSGKTMIAKRIPSILPKLSMEESLETTKIQSIIGILPSDTPLVVKRPYRSPHHTISDAGLIGGGRVPRPGEVSLAHNGVLFLDELPEFRRNVLEVMRQPLEDRQVTISRASASLTYPANFMLVAAMNPCPCGFFSDPTRDCKCSPNQIQNYVSRISGPLLDRIDIQVEVPAVKYAELANETTGEPSAHVQERVERARQIQQQRFADTVIHANANMESKQIREYCQIDSQAQELLRVAINQLGLSARAYDRILKVARTIADLDENPHIEAVHVSEAIQYRSLDRSFWKE